Within the Acidipropionibacterium acidipropionici genome, the region AGTTCCCGGCCGTCTACATGATGGCGGCTTGCCTCATCGGGGCCATCTGCCTGGCCTTCCTCAAGGAGACAGCGGGCACCTCCCTGCACGGTACCGAGGTGCCGGAATCGGTCCCCGGCGACTTCGGAGGAGACGCCGTCCGCGAGGAGACCCGGGCTCTGGAGGCCTGCGGCCGCTGATCCCGGCGGGCCTGTGAAGCGGGGCATGAAGAGGGGCCGGCAGCGGAGTGCAGGCCCCTCTTCATGTCCGAGCCCTCAGGCTGCGGCAGGATTCACCCCGCGACCACCACCTTCAGCGGTGAACTGGTTGTCGACCCCTGGGCGTTGGAGAACGTGACTGTGTAGGTGTACGTCCCGGCGTCCCGGCCCGTAACCGCCACCCGCGCGACCTGGGCGTTCGGTGTCGTCGCGGTGAGATCTCCCGATCCGATCACCTTTCCGTTCTCGTAGAAGGTGTACGAAGTGGCGTTGGTGCCCCACCACATGTTGGCCGTCACGGTGTAGGAGCCGGTCCCGGACGTCCCCGTTCGGGACAGTACAGGGGTGCCCGGATTCGCGTCCTTGACGACCACTGTCAGTCTCGAGGTCGTGGTCGTGCCCTTCGAGTTGATGAGCTCTGCGGTGTAGGTGCAGCTACCGTTCTTCTTCCCGGTGACGTCGATGTGGGCGTTCTGGGCGGATGGTGTCGACGTGGTGAGCTTCTGCGAGGAGACCAGCGCCCCGTTCTCGTAGAACTTCACCTGTCCAGCGTTCTGACCCCACCACATGTTCATCGTGACGCGGTAGTCGCCGTCCTTGAGCCCCGTGTCATTGCCGTTGTCCGAGGACAGCACGGCGGCACCAGGCTTCGCAGTCGCCCCGTCATCGGTCGGGACCTTGGAGACGGTGACGGAGTCTCCCTTCTTGGCGCCGGACAGGTTCAGCTGGAGGCGGCCCGACGCGGCCTGGACCTGTGAGGTCTGGGTCCCGTTGACGGTGACGGCGTAGAGGCCGTCCTTCACGTTGGTCGCGGTGAGGGACGGTGCCGAGCCTGGGGTGCCGGTCAGATCAAGGCTGAAGGAATCCCTGTCCTTGGCGATCCTCGCCTTTGCGTACTGGGCTCCGGTCAGCGAGATGTCCAGTCCGCCCTCGTTGAACATGTGGATGCGCTGCTGGACGCCGTCCTTGGGGACGATCGTGTAGGTCCCGTCGGTCAGGGTGATGTCGCCACCGTAGGCGTAGAGCCCGACGACGCCGTCATTGACGACGTCGACCGAGGCGGTGCGCAGACCGCCCCAGAAACCCAGATCGGCCTCACCCGACCACGCCCACCAGCCGTTCAGCATCGGCATGAACGACCACGTCCCCTCACCGGCGCCGAGCTGGCTCTGGTACTGCCAGGATGCGGCTCCGATATTGGCGGCGGCCGAGCTGATCTGGCCCGCGTTGATATTCGACCATCCGCCCAGGTATGCGCCGTAGGTCGAGCGCATCTGGTCGTCGAAGGCGGCGTTCCCGGCCTTCCCGTAGGTCTCCAGGTAGTCCTGCTGCTGCCAGGCGCCCAGCTGGGTCTCGTATCCGAGATTCCACCAGGACTCGCCCATGTGGCGGTTGTCGGAGCCGTAGTAGTACCAGAGCGGCTGGAGGCCGCGGGAGGCTACTGAGGCGTTCTGGACCTTGTCGGCCAGCGCTGTGCTGCCGAACATCTTTGCCAGCGTGTAGGAGGTCTCGAAGCCGGTGGTGTCGATGCTCGCCTCGGAGGCGAACGGGTAGGCCTCCCCCGACAGCTTCTGGAACTTCGTCTGCAGGAGGGTCTGGAGGGAGGTGGCCTGAGTCGTCATGCCCTCCTTCTTGAGCGCCGCGAGGATGTCGGGATAGGTGCTCTCGCCCATCAGCCCCATGTCGTGGGCGGCGTCACCGATCGGCGTCGGCTGCGGGATGTCGTTGAACATCGCGTCGAGGGTGTTGTACGCCATCGTGAGGTACTGGGTCGCGGTGAAATCGGTGGTCAGCTCCGGATGAGCGGAGGCGAGCTGGTACATCGTGAAGTAGGTGTTCGCGATATGGGTGTAGTTGTATGCCCGCCACACCCCTTGATCGCTCGGGGTGCCGTCCTTCCCGTCGAACCACCGGTACACCTGCCAGGTGCGCTGGCCGTCGGAGGTCTTGGCCTGCAGGTAGTCCAGGAGGAAGTGCTGGATGTAGTAGTCGACCGAGTCGACCTCGCTCTGGACCGGCTGGATGAGGTTCTTCTGGGCCAGGTACAGAGCCGGGGTGAGGCCGAGGTCATCGGACCCGCCCGCCATCCACTGTTTCCAGCCCCCTCCCGGGTAGTCGTCCCAGGTGACGAGCTTCTGGCGGCTCATGTCCCACTGGAGGAAGGCGCCGTTGTAGCCCCTGGTCGTCTTCGCCTGCTGGTTGGTGGTCAGGAAGCTGGCATGGGTGCTGATGAGATCGGCGATCGGTTTGATGGAGTTGTACTGGAGGACGGATCGTCGTCCCCCGGCGTAGGTGACCGTGACGTCGACAGGGCCGAGGTCGTGGAACTTCAGCGTGTAGATCTTGTAGCCGTTCTTGTCGCCGCCGGCGGCGATGTCGACCTTCTTGCCGGACTCGGCCGTGACCGAGTCGATCCCGTCCTTCGCGCGGACCGCGAGGGTGGCCTGCTGATCCTGGGGGATCACCATGCCGGGGAGGGAGACGACGTCGACCACACCGGCGTTGTAGAGGACGCTGCGCAGATCGGTGTAGTCCTTTGGCCCAGTGGAAGGTGAACCCGTAGGTCTTGGACGCCCCTGCGGCCAGGGTGAGGGATGTCGCGGGCAGGTAGCCGCCGATCTTTCCGGCGCGGGCCTTCTGCAGATGCTCCGAGTGGATCGCGAACTCGACCAATCCCTCCCAGGACGGGTCGCTCTCCCCGAAGGGCCCCTCACCGGTGCGGGCCTTGTCGCGGAACTCCAGAGAGGTCCCGTCCTTGGGCACCATGACGAGGTAGGGGCCGACGCCGTTGGGGCGCTGCCAGTAGACGTAGGAGCCGTCTGCGGCGACGTAGGAGTGACGGGCGACGTTCTGCTCGTAGATGCTGGTCTGGTCCCCGCCGTTCCACCAGGAGTTCATGAGCATGGGGACGGTGAGGTCGGAGACGTCCAGCGATGAGGTGGAGGTGTTGTCGATGGTGATCGACCAGTCCAGTGAGTCCTTGTCGGCCCCGGTGAGCTTGTAGGACTCGTTGAGGGCGAACCCGTTGATCCCGTTCTTGTTGGCCGCTCCGCCGGGGTAGGAGACGTTGACGGCACCGTCCGCTGCGGTGACCTTGCGGATGTCCGAGGACAGCCCGGTGGTGTGGGCCACGCCGTTCGCGTAGACGCCGATATCACCGACCCAGCGCGAGTCCGCGATGTCGAACTTCGGGTGCTGACTGGGATTCTCGACGTAGTTGGTGCAGGTCTTGTCGGAGGGGTTGGAGAGGTAGTAAACCCCGCCGGTGGACTGGCTGATGCCGACGTTGAAGGCGTCGGAGGTGAGCGGGGCGATGCTCTTCGCCGGGTTCTCGGGGGCTTCTCCTGTCACCGCGAACTCGCTGACGCCGACAGCCCCGTAGGTCTTGCCGTCGGTTGTGGCATTGAGGACCGCCCTTAGCTTGCTCGTGGTGACGGGGGACGCGAAGGTCACCGCGTTCGGTGCCCCGGCGTCGCGAGTGTAGGACAACCCGCCGGCCAGGGAGACGTCGGCCCAGGCTCCCTCCTTCCAGGCCTGGATGCGCCAGGAGGCGGGGACGGCGACCCCGTCGCCGGCGGTGGCGGAGGCGGTGTCGTGCCAGAAGGACAGTGTCACCCCGCTGAACGTGCCCTCTGACGACCATTCGTACTGGAGCCACTGCTGGGCCGGTCGGCTCGTCGCCGAATACGTGCCCCAAAGCTGGGTCTGGCCCCCGCCGGAGTAGATGGTGACGCCGTCGCTGACGGCGGCGATGTTGTTCCACGATGCGGTGTACGAGGCGGTCGCCGTGGCGCGCTGGGCGACGGTGCTCGTCGGCAGCGTGCATGCTGCGTCGGCCCCGGAGGCCGCTTTCGTGATCGTCGGCGAGGCCATCGCCGCCGAGCCCCATTGGGGCAGGAGTGCGACGACCATGGCGGCCGTGGCCGCGACGACTGTCGCGCGCACTGTTCGTCTCATTGTGGTGTGCCTCTCTGCGTCAGCACCGATGCTGTGGACAGGTCGTTGTCGGGAATGCGGGCCGGGGAGGAGGAACCTCGACGGGCCGCCGGTCACTGATGCTAACGGCCTGGGGAGGAGGGCCGCAATGGTTTTCGGTATTTTCGGGAGAAGGACTCGATGTGGACGTAGAGCACGGAGTCGTCCCATTGATCGGACAGCAAAGGATTACGAAGTGGAGATTGTCGGCGGTGCCCGGCGGATGGCGTCCTCGATCTGTCGGGGGATGCGGCTAGCCGAGGTGGAAGTAGGCACGCAACTGAGTGATGGACGGCTCCCAGCCCTTCACGCCGAGAGCCTCGCTCGCATCCGCCCGGACCTCACTGTCTTCGCGGGAGTAGCCCTCCAAGCCCACAGTCGCTGAGTCGGGGAAGTCGATGCCCCTGATCGCTTCGGCTATCGCACGCAGCACCTCTCGCAGCGACTCCGTCACCTCGTCCTTGATGCTGCCCGTCAGGCCGCACGCCGACAGCGGGAGGACAAGGGCCGATCCGAGGGTGGCGATCAGCATCACTCGGCGCCGAATGATGCGGTTCACAGGTCTGACCATATCGAGCCCAGGTCCATCGGGCGGCGGACGCTCTGAGATGCTTGAGCCGTTCTGGGCCGGGCCGAGGCGAGGGGAGACGACGATGGTGCAGACATCCGAGGAGCAGGGGTTGAACGCCATGCTCGCCGTCCGGCCGACGCCCCGGCAACTGGCCTGGCAGCAGCTGGGCATGTACGCCTTTCTGCACTTCGGGATGAGCACCATGACCGACCGGGAGTGGGGGCTGGGGCATGAGGACCCGACACTCTTCGATCCCGACGATCTGGACGCCGACGAATGGATGAAGGCCCTTGCCGGGGCCGGAATGCGCGGGGTCATCCTCACCGCCAAGCATCACGACGGCTTCTGCCTGTGGCCGAGCCGATTGACCTCCCACACGGTGGCCTCCTCCTCCTGGCGCGGCGGTCGCGGCGATCTCGTGGCGGAGGTGGCCGACGCCGCCCGTCGCGCCGGGCTGAGGTTCGGCGTCTACCTGTCTCCGTGGGACCGCACTGAGCCCAGCTACGGGTCTGGCACCGGCTATGACGACTTCTACGTGGGCCAGCTCACCGAGTTGCTCACCGGCTACGGCGAGATCTTCGAGGTGTGGCTGGACGGTGCCAACGGTGAGGGGGAGAACGGACGCCGTCAGCTCTACGACTGGGACCGCTACTACCAGGTCGTCCGCGAGCTCCAGCCCGGAGCCGTGATCGCGGTCTGCGGGCCCGACGTCCGATGGTGCGGCAACGAGGCCGGGCACACCCGCGCCGACGAGTGGAGCGTGGTGCCCGGCTCCCTGCGCGACGCCGAACGGATCGCGTCGCGCTCCCAGACCGTCGACGACGGGGACTTCGCCCGCCGGGTGACCAGCGATGAGGAAGACCTGGGATCCCGGGCGGCGCTCGCCGGCCATCTGGACCACCTGGTCTGGTACCCGTCGGAGGTCAACACCTCGATCCGGCCAGGTTGGTTCCACCATCCTTCGGAGGACGACCGGGTGCGCGACGCCGACGAGCTCTTCAGTCTGTACCGGGGCTCGGTGGGCGGGAATGCGAGTTTCCTGCTGAACGTGCCTCCTGATCGTCACGGCCGGATCGGGGCCCCGGATCGGGAAGCGCTCGCCGGGCTGGGGGAGCGGATCGCGTCCTTTCAGGCGCGGACCGTGCGGGGGAGGGCCTCGGCGTCCAGTGGAGCGGTGACTCCGGGAGAGGGAGTGCTGTGGCGGGCCGACGCGTCCGATCTCCGGCCCACCCTGACCCTTGATCTCGGGGCGCCGACATGGATCGAGGCCGTGGAGATCGGCGAGGCGATCGCTGAGGGGCAGCGCATCGAGCGTGTGGTGGTGACTGGTCGACGGGGCGGGGAGACCATTGACCTGGGAGAGACCGGGTGCGTCGGCAATCGCCGGATCCTCGACGTCGAACCCGCAAAGGTGGATGCGGTCGAGTTCACGGTCACCGGCATGCGAGGCGCCCCGCTGATCGCCGACGCCGCCGTCATCACCGCCCTCTGACTCGAGGGCAGGCAGAACTGGCGACGTCAGTGGAATACACCTGACGTCGCCAGTTCTGGATGCCGCCGAGGATGGGCGGCGTGAAACTCAGGCCAGTCGAAGCGCCGGGGGACGACCGGTGGCCAGAGCCTCGTCCACCCAGGCGGCGAAGAGCTCGCCGGCCGGCGAGCAGACCGACCGTCCCGCCCCTGTCGTCCGGTCCGCGGAGAATTCCAGTGCTCCCGCCGCGGGACTTGTGGAGACCTGGGCGTGGAGATCCGGGATCATCTCGGCCAGCTGCAGAGCCTCGGGCTTGGGGACGCCGTCATGGGTGAACAGGCCGAGGCTGTACTCCAGCGACGGGAAGTCGGCCAGGTCGGGGGAGACGTCGTGGGAGCACCACCAGGTGACGGCCTCCAGACCCGGGGTGTCGCGGACGGCGTCAAGGGTGCCGGCCAGGAATGCCGGCGCGTCCTCGTCGGACACGCAGGTGCGCGGGGCGCCGATCTCCTGGAGCCACAGCGGTCGGTCCGGATCGGGGCTCCAGGCCCGGGCGAGTTCCAGCAGATACCGGGGGAACAGCGTCAGCGCCGGGTGACGCTCCCCGAATCTGGGCCCCACCTGCCCGAACACCCAGGAGTGGACGGTGGTGGCCGCGCCCCGGGTCACCGCGTGACGCGGCGTGAACGGCTGCTCGTCGGCGAACCACAGATCGTCGTCGAAGCCGAAGAAGCAGCCTCCGTCCGGCCAGGCCTGCGACGCCGCGCCCATCAGTGCGTCGAACCAGGCGTCCGCCTGTTCAGGGGTGCAGGGACTGGGGGTCGGATGGGAATGGCCAGGGGTCGATGCGGCGAACTGTGGCAATTCGTTGCCCAGGGTGATGCCGTCGACGTTGGGCTCCTCCCGCAGCCGGGCGGCGAGGGCTGACACGAGAGCGGCCTCCCCGGCGACGACCTGGGCGTCGGTGAACAGGTTGGCCCGGTGCCAGGTGACCACCCAGGAGGGCAGGAAGTCGAAGCTGGACAGGTGGCCGTTGATCGCGTCGACGCTCACCTGAAGATCGAACTCGTCGGCGAGCCGGCAGACCGCGACGACGTCGTCGATGGCGCGCTCGCGGATGAGGGTCCGGTTGGGCTGCAGGAGCGGCCACAGCGGGAAGATCCGGATGTGATCCAGACCCAGCCCGGCTATTGCCTCCAGGTCGCGGCGGATCGCATCGGGATCGGGATCCAGCCAGGAATGGAACCAGCCCGTGCTCGGGGTGTAGTTGACGCCGACTTGCATGGCCACAGCCTGTCACGTCGGCGAGAAGGAATGAGTTCTGCCACCACGGCGTCGCGGGGCGCACTATCCGGTCGGCGGCTCTCCTGTGGCAGG harbors:
- a CDS encoding DUF5695 domain-containing protein, whose translation is MVDVVSLPGMVIPQDQQATLAVRAKDGIDSVTAESGKKVDIAAGGDKNGYKIYTLKFHDLGPVDVTVTYAGGRRSVLQYNSIKPIADLISTHASFLTTNQQAKTTRGYNGAFLQWDMSRQKLVTWDDYPGGGWKQWMAGGSDDLGLTPALYLAQKNLIQPVQSEVDSVDYYIQHFLLDYLQAKTSDGQRTWQVYRWFDGKDGTPSDQGVWRAYNYTHIANTYFTMYQLASAHPELTTDFTATQYLTMAYNTLDAMFNDIPQPTPIGDAAHDMGLMGESTYPDILAALKKEGMTTQATSLQTLLQTKFQKLSGEAYPFASEASIDTTGFETSYTLAKMFGSTALADKVQNASVASRGLQPLWYYYGSDNRHMGESWWNLGYETQLGAWQQQDYLETYGKAGNAAFDDQMRSTYGAYLGGWSNINAGQISSAAANIGAASWQYQSQLGAGEGTWSFMPMLNGWWAWSGEADLGFWGGLRTASVDVVNDGVVGLYAYGGDITLTDGTYTIVPKDGVQQRIHMFNEGGLDISLTGAQYAKARIAKDRDSFSLDLTGTPGSAPSLTATNVKDGLYAVTVNGTQTSQVQAASGRLQLNLSGAKKGDSVTVSKVPTDDGATAKPGAAVLSSDNGNDTGLKDGDYRVTMNMWWGQNAGQVKFYENGALVSSQKLTTSTPSAQNAHIDVTGKKNGSCTYTAELINSKGTTTTSRLTVVVKDANPGTPVLSRTGTSGTGSYTVTANMWWGTNATSYTFYENGKVIGSGDLTATTPNAQVARVAVTGRDAGTYTYTVTFSNAQGSTTSSPLKVVVAG
- a CDS encoding alpha-L-fucosidase, which encodes MVQTSEEQGLNAMLAVRPTPRQLAWQQLGMYAFLHFGMSTMTDREWGLGHEDPTLFDPDDLDADEWMKALAGAGMRGVILTAKHHDGFCLWPSRLTSHTVASSSWRGGRGDLVAEVADAARRAGLRFGVYLSPWDRTEPSYGSGTGYDDFYVGQLTELLTGYGEIFEVWLDGANGEGENGRRQLYDWDRYYQVVRELQPGAVIAVCGPDVRWCGNEAGHTRADEWSVVPGSLRDAERIASRSQTVDDGDFARRVTSDEEDLGSRAALAGHLDHLVWYPSEVNTSIRPGWFHHPSEDDRVRDADELFSLYRGSVGGNASFLLNVPPDRHGRIGAPDREALAGLGERIASFQARTVRGRASASSGAVTPGEGVLWRADASDLRPTLTLDLGAPTWIEAVEIGEAIAEGQRIERVVVTGRRGGETIDLGETGCVGNRRILDVEPAKVDAVEFTVTGMRGAPLIADAAVITAL
- a CDS encoding glycoside hydrolase 5 family protein — protein: MQVGVNYTPSTGWFHSWLDPDPDAIRRDLEAIAGLGLDHIRIFPLWPLLQPNRTLIRERAIDDVVAVCRLADEFDLQVSVDAINGHLSSFDFLPSWVVTWHRANLFTDAQVVAGEAALVSALAARLREEPNVDGITLGNELPQFAASTPGHSHPTPSPCTPEQADAWFDALMGAASQAWPDGGCFFGFDDDLWFADEQPFTPRHAVTRGAATTVHSWVFGQVGPRFGERHPALTLFPRYLLELARAWSPDPDRPLWLQEIGAPRTCVSDEDAPAFLAGTLDAVRDTPGLEAVTWWCSHDVSPDLADFPSLEYSLGLFTHDGVPKPEALQLAEMIPDLHAQVSTSPAAGALEFSADRTTGAGRSVCSPAGELFAAWVDEALATGRPPALRLA